The following are encoded in a window of Arthrobacter sp. OAP107 genomic DNA:
- the pstA gene encoding phosphate ABC transporter permease PstA, with product MTSTLTPVRKRSALTKGQLPKYAPYAVLGVALVLGAAILALIGFNAFGWGIVSAVLFAVGLVGWSGAVEGSRKAKDKLATCLVVGAFLVALLPLISVIWTVVVNGVPGLLNPGFLGTSMNGVTGVFDNRAADGTGPVLGGIYHALIGTVQITLLATVISVPVGLLTAIYLVEYGNDRPLARAITFFVDVMTGIPSIVAGLFAAAFFFAVVGPGTKTGAVAAVALSVLMIPVVVRSSEEMLKIVPNELREAAYALGVRKWRTILKVVIPTAISGIASGVTLAIARVIGETAPILVTAGFATSINNNVFGGWMASLPTFIYTQILNPTSPSNPDPSSQRAWGAALVLIILVMLLNLGARLIARVFAPKTGR from the coding sequence ATGACCTCCACCCTGACCCCGGTCCGCAAGCGGTCCGCCCTGACCAAGGGCCAGCTGCCCAAGTACGCCCCCTACGCGGTCCTGGGCGTCGCGCTGGTCCTCGGGGCCGCGATCCTCGCCCTGATCGGCTTCAACGCCTTCGGCTGGGGCATCGTCTCCGCCGTACTTTTCGCCGTCGGTCTCGTGGGGTGGAGCGGTGCCGTTGAGGGGTCGCGCAAGGCCAAGGACAAGCTGGCCACCTGCCTCGTGGTTGGCGCTTTCCTGGTTGCACTGCTCCCGCTGATCTCCGTCATCTGGACCGTCGTTGTCAATGGCGTGCCGGGCCTCCTCAACCCGGGCTTCCTGGGTACCTCGATGAACGGCGTCACCGGCGTGTTCGACAACCGGGCGGCAGACGGCACCGGACCAGTTCTCGGCGGCATCTACCACGCGCTGATCGGCACGGTGCAGATTACCCTGCTGGCCACGGTCATCTCCGTCCCGGTGGGCCTGCTGACGGCGATTTACCTCGTCGAGTACGGCAACGACCGCCCGCTGGCCCGCGCCATCACCTTCTTCGTGGACGTCATGACCGGCATCCCGTCCATCGTGGCTGGCCTGTTCGCTGCCGCGTTCTTCTTCGCGGTGGTTGGCCCCGGCACCAAAACCGGCGCCGTCGCCGCCGTCGCGCTGTCCGTTCTGATGATCCCGGTGGTGGTCCGCTCCAGCGAGGAAATGCTGAAGATCGTGCCCAACGAGCTCCGCGAGGCCGCCTACGCGCTGGGCGTGCGCAAATGGCGGACCATCCTCAAGGTGGTCATCCCGACGGCGATCTCCGGCATCGCGTCCGGCGTCACCCTGGCAATCGCCCGGGTTATCGGCGAGACCGCCCCCATCCTGGTGACCGCGGGTTTTGCGACGAGCATCAACAACAACGTGTTCGGCGGGTGGATGGCTTCGCTGCCCACGTTCATCTACACGCAGATCCTGAACCCCACCTCGCCGTCCAACCCCGACCCGTCGTCGCAGCGGGCATGGGGTGCGGCCCTGGTCCTCATCATCCTGGTGATGCTGCTCAACCTCGGCGCCCGCCTGATTGCCCGGGTCTTCGCACCCAAGACGGGCCGCTAG
- a CDS encoding helix-turn-helix domain-containing protein codes for MPATTARSTDQTLTSSVATSFDHWRHLVAQSFVPLAAETERPEQFQGRMRSRVLDRTCIVEVSASSHSVHRTPALLAQSDQRYFKLNLQLEGTGLLIQDNREAVLRPGDLAIYDTNRPYTLAFEEQARMMVVMFPHDSLSLPPDYVGQLSAVRMAGESGMAGIVGPFITRLAGNLEALSGPSGSRLAANTLDLVSTMLHAELDLAADSMKPQALLATSVRDYIEANLADPQLSPASIAAAHFISTRHLHNVFHESGSTVASWIRSRRLERVRRDLRDPLHSGTSVGTVASRWGFLDAAHFSRTFREAFGESPSDWRRGA; via the coding sequence ATGCCAGCAACCACAGCCCGCTCCACGGACCAGACCCTCACCTCCAGTGTGGCCACCTCCTTTGACCACTGGAGGCATCTCGTCGCGCAGTCCTTCGTGCCGCTGGCCGCCGAAACCGAACGGCCTGAGCAGTTCCAAGGCCGTATGCGCTCCAGGGTGCTGGACCGCACGTGCATCGTGGAAGTTTCGGCTTCAAGCCACAGCGTCCACCGCACACCGGCGCTCCTGGCACAGTCCGACCAGCGCTATTTCAAGCTCAACCTCCAGCTGGAGGGCACCGGACTCCTCATCCAGGACAACCGCGAGGCCGTGCTCCGCCCCGGCGACCTGGCCATCTACGACACCAACCGCCCATACACGCTGGCGTTCGAAGAACAGGCCCGGATGATGGTGGTCATGTTCCCGCACGACTCCCTGTCGCTGCCGCCGGACTATGTGGGACAGCTATCGGCCGTCCGCATGGCCGGGGAATCCGGAATGGCAGGCATCGTGGGACCGTTCATCACGCGGCTCGCCGGCAATCTTGAGGCGCTCAGCGGGCCGAGCGGCTCCCGGCTCGCTGCCAACACGCTGGACCTCGTCTCCACCATGCTCCATGCGGAACTGGATCTGGCTGCGGACAGCATGAAGCCCCAGGCGCTGCTGGCCACGTCGGTCCGTGACTATATCGAGGCGAACCTCGCCGATCCGCAGCTGTCGCCGGCCAGCATTGCCGCGGCCCATTTCATTTCCACCCGCCACCTGCACAACGTCTTCCACGAGTCCGGCAGCACGGTTGCCAGCTGGATCCGGAGCCGCCGGCTGGAACGGGTCCGCCGCGACCTCAGGGATCCGCTGCACTCAGGTACCTCCGTGGGTACCGTCGCTTCGCGCTGGGGATTCCTGGACGCGGCGCACTTCAGCCGCACCTTCCGGGAGGCCTTCGGTGAATCACCCAGCGACTGGCGGCGCGGCGCCTAG
- a CDS encoding D-TA family PLP-dependent enzyme has protein sequence MIDADILDRNIGRMASAVRARGLDLRPHAKTHKIPEIAARQIAAGASGLTVATIGEAEVFAAAGVDNLFIAYPLWISPQKAERLKHLSQTAQITVGVDSVEGATRLGSGLENAAGRISVLVEVDSGHHRSGVHPETVAPVAEAAARAGLKVAGVFTFPGHSYAPGMPVEAARQEQQALGRASEVLTAAGFEVTCRSGGSTPTAMLTGNSAATEVRPGVYIFGDAQQLELERCAIDDIALTVAATVVSHHATPADGPARFIIDAGSKVLGSDRPAWASGFGRLMDHPDARITALSEHHATVEWAEPGTMPAIGHRLRVIPNHVCLAMNLVDDVAVVRGGELVDRWAVAARGRNR, from the coding sequence ATGATCGACGCAGACATCCTCGACCGGAACATCGGCAGGATGGCGTCAGCCGTTCGGGCACGGGGCCTGGACCTGCGCCCGCATGCCAAAACCCACAAGATTCCCGAAATCGCAGCCCGCCAGATCGCGGCCGGAGCCTCCGGGCTGACAGTGGCAACCATCGGTGAGGCTGAAGTGTTCGCGGCCGCCGGCGTCGACAACCTCTTCATCGCCTACCCGCTCTGGATTTCGCCACAGAAGGCCGAGCGGCTTAAGCACCTGTCGCAGACTGCGCAGATCACCGTCGGCGTGGACTCCGTGGAGGGCGCAACGAGGCTGGGATCCGGCCTCGAAAACGCCGCCGGGAGAATCAGCGTCCTCGTGGAAGTGGACAGCGGCCATCACCGCAGCGGCGTCCATCCGGAAACCGTCGCGCCGGTCGCCGAAGCAGCAGCGCGCGCCGGACTGAAAGTCGCGGGAGTCTTCACCTTTCCGGGACACAGCTACGCGCCGGGCATGCCGGTCGAGGCGGCCAGGCAGGAGCAGCAGGCCCTGGGCCGGGCGTCCGAGGTTCTGACGGCGGCAGGATTCGAGGTCACCTGCCGCAGCGGCGGTTCGACCCCGACGGCGATGCTGACCGGGAACTCGGCCGCCACCGAGGTGCGCCCGGGAGTCTACATCTTTGGTGACGCCCAGCAGCTGGAGCTGGAGCGGTGTGCCATCGATGACATCGCACTGACAGTGGCGGCCACCGTGGTCAGCCACCACGCAACCCCGGCGGACGGTCCCGCACGTTTCATCATCGACGCCGGCAGCAAGGTTCTCGGCAGCGACCGGCCCGCGTGGGCAAGCGGCTTCGGTCGGCTGATGGACCATCCCGACGCCCGGATCACCGCACTGTCGGAGCACCATGCAACTGTCGAGTGGGCGGAGCCCGGGACCATGCCCGCCATCGGGCACCGGCTGCGGGTCATTCCCAACCACGTGTGCCTCGCAATGAACCTCGTGGACGACGTCGCGGTGGTCCGCGGAGGCGAACTTGTGGACCGCTGGGCGGTGGCGGCCCGCGGCAGGAACAGGTAA
- the pstS gene encoding phosphate ABC transporter substrate-binding protein PstS, translated as MKALRFGRHAAIAVIAAGALALTACGSDNATNTAPAGSASAAGTRVTGTLTGIGSSAQGAAMDVWKTNFASANQGATVQYSPDGSGAGRKAILDGSAQFAGSDAYLKDEELASAKKVCGPEGAIEIPVYISPIAIAFNLPDITELKLDAPTAAKIFRGEIAKWNDPAIAALNPDAKLPDLAVTPVSRSDDSGTTKNFTEYLSAAAADVWKDKADGIWPASLKGENAKGTSGVVKTVTDTPGAVTYADDSAVGGKLGVAQIKVGSEFVKISPEAASKAVDLGKAVEGRADTDGAIKLDRTTTEAGAYPVVLVSYHIVCSTYDKQETVDLVKAFEKYVVSEEGQKAAAESAKSAPISATLAAKAVKSIEAIKVKS; from the coding sequence GTGAAGGCACTCCGCTTCGGCCGCCACGCGGCAATCGCTGTTATCGCCGCTGGCGCACTCGCGCTCACCGCCTGTGGTTCAGACAACGCCACGAACACCGCCCCGGCAGGCAGCGCCTCCGCCGCCGGCACCCGGGTCACCGGTACCCTGACCGGCATCGGCTCCTCCGCGCAGGGCGCGGCCATGGACGTCTGGAAGACCAACTTCGCCTCCGCCAACCAGGGCGCCACCGTGCAGTACTCCCCGGACGGCTCCGGTGCCGGGCGCAAGGCAATCCTCGACGGTTCGGCACAGTTCGCCGGCTCGGATGCCTACCTGAAGGACGAGGAACTGGCTTCCGCCAAGAAGGTGTGCGGCCCCGAGGGCGCCATCGAGATCCCCGTCTACATCTCGCCGATCGCCATCGCGTTCAACCTGCCGGACATCACCGAGCTGAAGCTGGACGCGCCCACCGCTGCCAAGATCTTCCGCGGCGAAATCGCCAAGTGGAACGACCCCGCCATCGCAGCCCTGAACCCGGACGCCAAGCTCCCGGACCTCGCCGTCACCCCGGTGAGCCGCTCTGACGACTCCGGCACCACCAAGAACTTCACTGAGTACCTCTCCGCTGCCGCTGCCGATGTCTGGAAGGACAAGGCCGACGGCATCTGGCCTGCATCCCTCAAGGGTGAGAACGCCAAGGGCACGTCCGGCGTCGTCAAGACGGTCACCGACACCCCCGGTGCCGTGACCTACGCTGACGACTCCGCCGTCGGCGGCAAGCTGGGCGTCGCCCAGATCAAGGTCGGTTCCGAGTTCGTCAAGATCTCCCCGGAAGCCGCCTCCAAGGCAGTCGACCTCGGCAAGGCTGTTGAAGGCCGCGCCGACACCGACGGTGCCATCAAGCTTGACCGCACCACCACCGAGGCTGGCGCCTACCCGGTGGTCCTGGTTTCCTACCACATCGTCTGCTCCACCTACGACAAGCAGGAAACCGTCGACCTGGTCAAGGCTTTCGAGAAGTACGTAGTTTCCGAAGAGGGCCAGAAGGCTGCGGCCGAGTCCGCCAAGTCGGCTCCGATCTCCGCCACCCTGGCCGCGAAAGCCGTCAAGTCGATCGAAGCCATCAAGGTCAAGTCGTAA
- the pstC gene encoding phosphate ABC transporter permease subunit PstC — MTTTSLTSSRGAGRTGDKVFSGAALAAGCLILAVLFGVALFLVIQAVPAFTAPAADIQGGEGFFAYIWPIVVGTLIAAIIALAIATPVSIGVALFISHFAPRGLASGLGYVVDLLAAIPSVIYGAWGAAFLAPQISPAYGWLAANVGWLPIFHGPASATGKTILTAGIVLSVMVIPIITSLSREIFLQTPKLHEEAALALGATRWEMIKMSVLPFARPGIISAVMLGLGRALGETMAVALVLSSGALTGSLIQSGNQTIAAEIALNFPEASGLKVSTLIAAGLVLFVITLAVNMIARWIISRHKEFSGAN, encoded by the coding sequence ATGACCACCACCTCCCTGACCAGTTCCCGAGGCGCCGGCCGCACCGGGGACAAAGTCTTCTCCGGAGCGGCCCTCGCGGCAGGCTGCCTGATCCTTGCAGTACTTTTCGGGGTGGCGCTCTTCCTCGTCATCCAGGCGGTTCCCGCCTTCACCGCCCCCGCCGCGGACATCCAGGGCGGCGAGGGCTTCTTCGCCTACATCTGGCCGATCGTCGTCGGCACCCTCATCGCCGCCATCATCGCGCTGGCCATCGCCACGCCCGTATCCATCGGCGTCGCCCTCTTCATCTCGCACTTCGCCCCGCGCGGCCTGGCATCCGGCCTCGGCTACGTGGTGGACCTGCTCGCCGCGATCCCCTCCGTCATCTACGGCGCCTGGGGCGCGGCCTTTCTGGCCCCCCAGATTTCGCCCGCCTACGGCTGGCTGGCTGCGAACGTGGGCTGGCTGCCGATCTTCCACGGTCCCGCCTCCGCCACGGGCAAGACCATCCTGACCGCCGGCATCGTGCTGTCCGTCATGGTGATTCCCATCATCACCTCGCTGTCCCGCGAGATCTTCCTCCAGACCCCGAAACTGCACGAGGAAGCAGCCCTCGCGCTGGGCGCCACACGCTGGGAAATGATCAAGATGTCGGTGCTGCCCTTCGCCCGCCCCGGCATCATCAGCGCCGTCATGCTGGGCCTCGGCCGCGCCCTGGGCGAGACCATGGCCGTGGCCCTGGTGCTGTCCTCCGGCGCTCTCACCGGCAGCCTGATCCAGTCCGGCAACCAGACCATCGCCGCCGAGATCGCCCTGAACTTCCCCGAGGCCAGCGGCCTCAAGGTGAGCACGCTGATCGCCGCGGGCCTGGTCCTGTTCGTGATCACCCTCGCCGTCAACATGATCGCCCGGTGGATCATCAGCCGGCACAAAGAATTCTCGGGAGCCAACTAA
- a CDS encoding TetR/AcrR family transcriptional regulator: MPKIVDHDERRLELVDATWRIIARLGIESATMREIATEAGFANGALKPYFPTKDTLLTFAFGHVFNRTNERIAEVTSGLSGLAALRAFCVEVLPLDEERINEARIVIPFWQKAINDPGKAQIHRESMQEWLGTIRRHLAEARDSGEVSAAVDDDSLAGQLLNMLLGAQIAAALLPEGQTELGLDGQLEGYLTLLTGQR, encoded by the coding sequence GTGCCAAAGATTGTTGACCACGACGAGCGCCGCTTGGAACTCGTCGATGCGACCTGGCGGATCATCGCCCGGCTGGGCATCGAAAGCGCCACCATGCGGGAGATCGCCACCGAGGCGGGCTTCGCGAACGGCGCCCTGAAGCCGTACTTTCCCACCAAGGACACGCTGCTGACCTTCGCGTTCGGCCACGTCTTCAACCGGACCAACGAGCGCATCGCCGAAGTCACCTCGGGGCTTTCGGGGCTGGCGGCCCTGCGGGCTTTCTGCGTGGAAGTCCTCCCGCTGGATGAGGAACGGATCAATGAAGCGCGGATAGTGATCCCCTTCTGGCAGAAGGCCATCAACGATCCGGGCAAGGCGCAGATCCACAGGGAATCGATGCAGGAGTGGCTGGGTACGATCCGGCGCCACCTCGCGGAAGCCAGGGACAGCGGCGAGGTAAGTGCCGCCGTCGACGACGACAGTCTCGCCGGCCAGCTGCTGAACATGCTGCTGGGGGCCCAGATCGCGGCAGCGCTGCTCCCTGAGGGCCAGACGGAGCTCGGCCTGGACGGACAGCTTGAGGGATACCTCACCCTGCTGACGGGCCAGCGTTGA
- a CDS encoding DUF5058 family protein, which produces MHAPLAPTGSADIVAIANAPVLWLCVAGVFGVIVVQSLIFLRAVRRAAPSVQMTPGDIRTSFRSGAVSAIGPSLAVSLVAIALLALFGAPAVLSRIGLIGSAAYDVSAAGIAAGTLGAKLGDASYTQSVFAVAFFAMSIGGAMWMIATLILTPLLRRGDAKVRAINPAAMAIVPAAALIGAFACLGFTELPKSGTHMVTFAVSAAVMALSLLLAKALGKSWLREWGLGISIVAALGAAFLTSAG; this is translated from the coding sequence ATGCACGCACCCCTGGCCCCCACCGGTTCAGCTGACATCGTTGCAATTGCCAACGCCCCCGTCCTCTGGCTCTGCGTGGCAGGCGTCTTCGGCGTCATCGTGGTCCAGTCGCTGATCTTCCTCCGGGCAGTGCGGCGGGCAGCACCCTCGGTGCAGATGACACCAGGAGATATCAGGACGTCATTCCGGTCAGGCGCTGTCTCCGCGATCGGCCCCTCGCTCGCCGTCTCGCTCGTGGCCATCGCGCTGCTGGCACTGTTCGGTGCACCCGCCGTGCTGTCCCGGATCGGGCTCATCGGCTCCGCCGCCTACGACGTCTCGGCAGCCGGCATCGCGGCAGGCACCCTGGGAGCCAAGCTCGGCGACGCGAGCTACACCCAAAGCGTTTTCGCGGTGGCGTTCTTTGCCATGAGCATCGGCGGGGCCATGTGGATGATCGCCACGCTGATCCTTACACCGCTGCTCCGCCGCGGCGACGCCAAGGTACGCGCGATCAACCCGGCGGCCATGGCCATCGTTCCCGCGGCCGCCCTCATCGGGGCCTTCGCCTGCCTGGGCTTCACAGAGCTGCCAAAGTCCGGCACTCACATGGTCACCTTTGCCGTTTCCGCCGCGGTGATGGCGCTGTCCCTGCTGCTGGCCAAGGCGCTCGGCAAGAGCTGGCTCCGGGAATGGGGCCTGGGCATCTCGATCGTCGCCGCCCTTGGCGCGGCCTTTCTCACGTCCGCCGGCTGA
- a CDS encoding amidase family protein encodes MSDAISELSAVELTAAIRNREISAREALDCHLERIAEVNPRLNAVVTLDAEGAAKLAARADELTASGAELPPLHGLPLTHKDTNNTAGMRTTQGSVVLKDCVPARDDLIIARLKAAGVISTGKTNVPEFGAGSHTFNDLFGTTTNPYAPALSAGGSSGGVAAVVGSRVQPMGDGSDMGGSLRIPASFCNIVGFRPSQAVIPMPSDINAWSWLGRTGPMARTVEDIALFMSVTAGRDPRVPHPQVVDPADFRAGLETDMRGVRIGWSRDFGIGVPVEPEIADHLERQLAVFEELGAVVEEASPDFSEADLVFGNTRALDFAAGLGALVAESGELIKPEVRWNVGKGQALTAEDIIATNAARTRLEYSVQDFFARYDIFAGPCAQVLPFDASLRYPQEIAGVPSETYLDWMRSACLLSATGLPVLSLPTGFGSSGLPIGLQLASNHYTDVQLLRWARAFELQTGYAAVAPDLGESTLSAPAAGRGGLRPVSGQGA; translated from the coding sequence ATGTCTGACGCCATCAGCGAACTTTCCGCCGTCGAGCTCACCGCCGCCATCAGGAACAGGGAAATCTCGGCGCGGGAGGCCCTTGACTGCCACCTTGAACGCATTGCCGAGGTGAATCCCCGGCTCAACGCGGTGGTGACCCTCGACGCCGAGGGTGCAGCGAAACTGGCAGCCCGCGCCGACGAACTCACGGCCTCCGGCGCCGAACTGCCGCCCCTGCACGGCCTGCCCCTGACCCACAAGGACACCAACAACACCGCCGGAATGCGCACCACCCAGGGCTCGGTTGTACTGAAGGACTGCGTGCCGGCCAGGGACGACCTCATCATCGCCCGGCTCAAGGCCGCCGGTGTGATCAGCACGGGAAAGACCAACGTTCCCGAGTTCGGGGCAGGCTCCCACACGTTCAACGACCTCTTCGGCACCACCACCAATCCGTACGCGCCAGCCCTCAGTGCAGGCGGAAGCAGCGGCGGGGTGGCCGCCGTCGTGGGTTCCCGTGTGCAGCCGATGGGTGACGGCAGCGACATGGGCGGCTCGCTGCGGATCCCCGCGTCCTTTTGCAACATCGTCGGATTCCGGCCGTCCCAGGCCGTCATTCCCATGCCATCCGATATCAACGCTTGGTCCTGGCTGGGGCGGACCGGCCCGATGGCCCGGACCGTGGAGGACATTGCACTGTTCATGTCGGTCACCGCCGGACGGGATCCGCGCGTGCCCCACCCGCAGGTGGTTGATCCGGCGGATTTCAGGGCCGGGCTGGAGACCGACATGCGCGGCGTCCGGATCGGCTGGTCACGGGACTTTGGCATCGGGGTTCCGGTGGAACCGGAAATCGCCGACCATCTGGAACGCCAGCTGGCGGTGTTTGAGGAACTGGGTGCAGTGGTGGAGGAGGCGTCCCCGGATTTCAGCGAGGCGGACCTTGTCTTCGGCAACACGCGGGCGCTGGATTTCGCGGCCGGCCTGGGCGCCCTGGTCGCCGAATCCGGCGAGCTCATCAAGCCGGAGGTGCGGTGGAACGTCGGCAAGGGGCAGGCGCTCACCGCTGAGGACATCATTGCCACCAACGCCGCCCGCACCCGGCTTGAATACAGCGTCCAGGACTTCTTCGCGCGCTACGACATCTTTGCGGGCCCGTGCGCGCAGGTGCTGCCGTTCGATGCGTCCCTGCGCTACCCGCAGGAGATAGCCGGAGTCCCGTCCGAAACCTATCTGGACTGGATGCGGTCGGCGTGCCTGCTCTCGGCCACCGGCCTGCCGGTGCTGAGCCTGCCTACCGGGTTCGGCAGCTCCGGGCTGCCCATCGGGCTGCAGCTGGCCTCGAACCACTACACAGACGTGCAGCTGCTGCGCTGGGCGAGGGCGTTCGAACTGCAGACCGGGTACGCCGCGGTGGCGCCGGATTTGGGTGAATCAACGCTGAGCGCGCCGGCCGCCGGACGCGGCGGACTCAGGCCGGTGTCCGGGCAGGGGGCATGA
- a CDS encoding AsnC family transcriptional regulator → MILLDSLERQIVAALQLDPRCPWRKMAAVLGEPERTVARRGAQLLESGAVAVAAVRPHPASMLVEMRCTPGTARAAAQSLAQRSDTTFVYTVTGNGDCVAEILTDPDRMGDILSDELPSTIGLRHSVSYPVLRYFRTIQGWRPEMLTAEQADALRSPVAADTGVYAVRQPLNRQDTELVEALCADGRISFEALARRVGVSEATARRRCEWLLANNQVQPRVVVEPAALGLAVEALLWIRAAPHQVEQLGKSLAELPTVRYAAALAGDYQIVADVTVPDQQSLYRLITASDWAAQASSVDVSVLLDARKRGGRIMPPARTPA, encoded by the coding sequence ATGATCCTGCTCGATTCACTGGAACGACAGATTGTGGCTGCCTTGCAGCTGGATCCCCGCTGCCCGTGGCGCAAGATGGCCGCCGTCCTGGGCGAGCCGGAGCGCACCGTGGCCCGCCGCGGGGCTCAGCTCCTGGAATCCGGCGCCGTCGCCGTCGCCGCCGTGCGGCCGCATCCGGCGTCGATGCTGGTGGAAATGCGCTGCACCCCGGGAACAGCCCGCGCTGCCGCGCAGTCGCTCGCGCAGCGCTCCGACACCACGTTCGTCTACACGGTCACCGGCAATGGAGACTGCGTGGCCGAGATCCTCACGGACCCGGACAGGATGGGGGACATCCTCTCCGACGAGCTGCCCTCGACCATCGGGTTGCGGCACTCCGTGAGTTATCCGGTGCTGCGGTACTTCCGGACCATCCAGGGCTGGCGGCCGGAGATGCTCACCGCGGAGCAGGCAGACGCCCTGCGCTCGCCGGTCGCCGCGGACACCGGCGTATATGCGGTGCGGCAGCCCTTGAACCGCCAGGACACCGAGCTTGTGGAGGCACTCTGCGCGGACGGACGCATCAGTTTCGAAGCGCTGGCCCGGCGCGTCGGGGTCTCGGAGGCAACCGCCCGCCGGCGCTGCGAATGGCTGCTCGCCAACAACCAGGTCCAGCCCCGCGTCGTGGTGGAACCGGCTGCCCTGGGGCTCGCCGTCGAGGCGCTGCTGTGGATCAGGGCCGCGCCGCACCAGGTGGAGCAGCTCGGCAAGAGCCTGGCCGAGCTGCCCACGGTGCGCTACGCAGCAGCGCTCGCCGGTGACTACCAGATCGTGGCCGACGTGACAGTGCCCGACCAGCAGTCCCTGTACCGCCTGATAACGGCTTCCGACTGGGCGGCACAGGCGTCGTCCGTTGACGTGTCCGTACTGCTGGATGCCCGCAAACGCGGTGGGCGCATCATGCCCCCTGCCCGGACACCGGCCTGA
- a CDS encoding flavin reductase family protein, producing the protein METSGPLDARQLGAGRPSDADVDLYRRLSSDITAGVAVVSTRLRNRDYAATVSGFLPVSYDPPTMLVSLYAESRIGEAVEEAGTWALSVLSGKHQGTATWLASPGTPLHGLLAQVPFRRGPATGAAIIDGCLAFFELRTVSVHAAATHLLVVGEVVAMGSGAEPSEAPDPLVHFGSEFRRLAP; encoded by the coding sequence ATGGAAACGTCAGGGCCGCTGGACGCCCGCCAGTTGGGTGCTGGACGGCCGTCGGACGCCGATGTGGACCTGTACCGCAGGCTGAGTTCGGACATCACCGCCGGCGTCGCCGTGGTCTCCACCCGGTTGCGGAACAGGGACTACGCGGCCACGGTGAGCGGCTTCCTCCCGGTTTCCTACGACCCGCCCACCATGCTGGTCAGCCTGTACGCGGAGTCCCGTATTGGCGAGGCCGTGGAGGAGGCGGGCACCTGGGCCCTCAGCGTGCTCTCTGGCAAGCACCAGGGCACGGCGACGTGGCTGGCCAGTCCGGGAACACCGCTGCACGGGCTGCTGGCGCAGGTCCCGTTCCGGCGCGGTCCGGCCACAGGAGCCGCCATCATCGACGGCTGCCTGGCCTTCTTCGAACTGCGCACCGTGTCGGTCCATGCTGCCGCCACCCACCTCCTGGTCGTGGGCGAGGTGGTGGCCATGGGCAGCGGGGCGGAACCGTCCGAGGCTCCGGACCCGCTGGTGCATTTCGGCTCGGAGTTCCGCCGTCTGGCGCCGTGA